tttatttgaagttttattttctGGAGATGTGTAGAGTCGATAAGACTCACTGTAAATAGCCGCAGAATGTATGGAGAATTCTAGTATTTGTTCTTATCTTTTGCGGTGTCTTTACATAGGGATGATATTGAACCACAAACTGTTTTGCGTACCAATGATGAAGAAAATcaggatgatgattttattaatgacaataatatagatgtatctGAGAATGAAGAAAGCGAAGAAGAGTTaattgatgataatgatggagATGACAATGATACATCCTTTTGAAGATTAATTAACAAAGACGACTGTATATCTATCTACATCTTGTTTTGATAAGTtttctgtattttattttgattaggttgacataaaattaattcataacGCTTGTATCTGCAACTTTGTAAATATAATCAGCATTTTAAGTTTAATCAATGTGTTACATTTCCATCAATGAGGCTATAGTAGAGATGtttgatttggtggttgtatctttgATGTCCTCTATGTAGTTGTTATTAGTGCATGTTGAAGAGTAGTGAGTTTCAAGAGTTTTGGGGTGCAATGGATCTGCTGTAGGTGTTGCAGTCAAGGAATTGGCATGGGTGGAGAGCTGAtgtgttggtgaggtcctaTCTTGGAAGGCTGCTGTCTTTATGTTGATGCATTTTATTTGCCAAGGTGACCCATTAGCTGTTGTACCTACAAAAAACCATCGAAGGAAAACAACCAGccaacaagagagaaaaacctGGATGGGCCTATAGCAGTATTGGAGtttctatttgatttggtggttgtatctttgATGTCCtccatgtagttgttgttaatgcatgttgatgtatcacTCCAgtaacctgcaacaatacaacaaaaaaacaaaagcaagaaagaacttgcacaagctagcaaaatagaaaggacctctaagagtgttttggagcctgtttgctttttcaaggtcgctcgcctaacgtctacaattatccgattgagctGAAACTCTTTGAGACTTGCACAAATAAGCTTTTCTTTTGTCCTGCAAGATTTTGAGGAATTTTGCACAAGTTGGAGTTTCCAAATAGCAAATTGCtccctctttaggcttaagacagctgactttttcaaggtcgctcgcctaacgtctccaattatccgtttgagatgagacttcttgggccttgcccCTATAGTATTTGCTGCAATCCTGCAAGCTTTGGAGGCCTTGGTGCAGGTCCACATGATCCCAATCACCTTGCACATCATACCCTGCTGTGGCTTAGTCATAGGCTGCTGCAGGTCCTTGGGTAGCTCTATgttacttccatagtagagggGGTTAAGATGTTTGTTGTTGCCAGCTACTCCCAAGAGGAGACCCTTCCTTATGATCAGGATCATCTCTTCAGAGTACCTGCACAAGATAGATAGACTAAAGGAGAAATCTCATTGCTGATTCTTGTGCTGCATCTCTACAACATTCTTATATTATTGTTGCTGCATCTCTGtaatgttgttgctgctgctgtagcATCTACatgtgatgttgttgagctgTTGCAGGTATAAAGGTAGTTGTTGGTGCAGGCAATCCAATCTCAGATGCTGCAATTCCAACACAAGGCTCAAAGTTGCAGGATACTTCCAAGAGTGCTGTACAGCAGAAACATTGGAAGTACAATTGTTGTTGGTGTGTCTCCTCTTGTTGTTACTGTTGTTAAAGCATTCCAGGTTCTGTATTGTGGTGTATCTGCACAAaccaacaaacaaaaacaagaaagaacTTGCACAAGCTAACAAAAGggaaaggacctccaagagtgctttgaagccggctaactttttcacggtcgctcgactaacgtctccaattgtccgtttgagttgaaacttcttgggatctGCAAATACAGTATTTTCTGTAATCCTGCAACttttggaggccttttccaGAAGCTGGAAGTTCCAATTTGTGAAATGCTCCATCTTGCGACTTAAGtcgactaactttttcaaggtcgctcgactaacatctccaattatccttttgagaTGAAACTTCTTGTTTTTTGCAGGAGTTGTATTTGCTATAATCTTGCATAATCTGGAGTCATTTTGGTGTAGCATGGTGTATTTGTTGAAGGTTGCTGGTTGCTTTTGGTCTCTGTTGTTGTTGCTGAGTGGTTGTAGCTGTTGATCAGTTTCAATCACTGTTGCTACTGTATTGTGGCATATGCAAGTGATAACTACTCTAGCTCTTACTTCTAGCAGTATGTTCTTAGTTCTACTGAAGCagtaaacaagggagactctccccttataATGGGAAATAACTAGATGgaataagaagaaataaaacaGAATATTCATAAAAAGTCTATTACACATTGAGAATGAGATCAGTCAAGAGGATAGTTTGATCTTTTTCagagttttccttctgaaacttaccattcctagcttgtccatcttgatgtaGCCTATTGTTtcctgtggtagctgctggagattgtagaagtgttgtgtatttGATGTTTTCTTTAGCTGGTAGATAtatgttttatcatttttaatttcTGAATATTATACTTCTCCTTTTTAATCATGTTGCAGGAAATGAAAGGAACTAGACGAGGTAAAAGTAGAAGAGGTGGTATAAGAACTGGACGTGGAAATTTTCAAGGACGAGAAAGTCTTGCTGGAACTGCATCTCAGCCACAAATACCACCAAGGCAAGGACCTCTACAGACAGAACAATCATCTAACCCAAGGCAAGGACCTCAGCAGATAAGCCAAATATCAAATGACCCTATCCAAAGAACATCTCTAGAGACTCAATCATCCAGAACTCTAGAAGAAAGTGTAAGCCCCTCCCCGGAGGTTGAAACTGGTGCAGGTTAGTCCACGTCCCTAGCTAGTGGTGCAAAATTGTCTGTGCTTGGTCTTGGTTCTGGAAATTTAAATTTACAAGGATCTAATAGACTAATGGGTGGTGTTCTGCATCAAAGTAAATTAACTTAAAATACTGGCAGTTTCTCTTCTTCTAGTTCTGCTAGTTCCCTTCATCTGCTAGTTTTCATACTTGACAGAGACTTAACTAGTTTCGTTCTTTCTTGGGTGCAGATATAGACACTTATTTAATAATCTTCTTTTGATCTgtttcttaaaatatataagcTCAAATTTTTATGTATCTTTAAGttgaaaaaagaagaggatAATTGGTTAACAAAAGATGTTTTGGTGATAAGATGCCATGAATCTGCAAACTTTTAGTGGAGATGATAAGATGCCATGATTGCATATAGTTCTCAAGATCACCATATTATTGCTTTGCAGTTTCTCGCATCAATAAAAAGAGAGGAAGAGGAAAATATAAATCTAAGACGGTTGATATTAAAACCAAGTACGGaggaaaaattaatataattattccATATGACATTGATAGAGCTGTGGGTTCTGGTGCTAGAGATATTGTTAATTACTGTGGCTTGATCATGAGGAGCAGCATCTCATTTCGAGATGGAAATTGGCAAAAGATTGTTTTAAAACATGGAGAAGCAATGTGGTATAAGGTTAAGGTAATTAATTACTTTccattttgtattttctttaaattacttaatttatcaaatttaatattataatatgttcaggacaaatttgaattttgtggtgGACTGCGAGAACATAAGTTACAAGGCTTTGTGATAAGCACTATGCAAAGACTTTTTAGGGCATGGAAAGCTCGATTGCATAATTCTTACTCTGCCTATGATACTGATGAAGAAAGATTGTCTCATCGACCTGAGGATGTTGAGTTGGAGGACTGGAAATACCTAGTTAAGTATTTTGGCAGTGAGAAATTCAAGGTAACTTTATTATAACCAAAACATTGTTGCCCACTCTATAATCTTAGACATATGCTTACATGGAAAACATGAAATATTTCAGTAGCTATCTAGACtagcataaatattttttgatctcTTGACTTAGTACAGGTTGTTAGtgagagaaacaaaaaaaatagagaaaaacagATAACTAAGCATTCTTGTGGGACGCGATCATTTGCAGAAGTAGACGAAGCTACGATGAAAACACATTTGTTCTTCTATAATTACATATACTTCttgttatttatatgattatttgcttatatattttttttgttattgaaCTATATTGTAGAGAAATCCTGAATCGGGAGAAAAAGACACACCAGATAAAGTCTGGGAGATTCAACATACACGTAAAAAAGACAACGGAGAACGTGTATGGTTTGATCTACTACAAGttactttattcttttttttggagATAACTTCTTCTCAAGATAGTCATTAATTCACCTTGTCTACTTCAATATGTAATCTTTCTTCTTTGgatttgtggctgtgtttgggCAAAACATCAGCTGTAAAGTTTCTTTGTCTATATAAATAAACACCCTTGAAGACATGGAAATGAGAACACCATTGAGGACTTAACTGCAGCTGCAGTTTCTGCCCCATATTTCTGCAGGTTCTGAAGGTGAAGATGAGGATGACTATTGTAAggtgttgcaggttgttggatgCTAAAGGTTCCAAGTATGGTTGTATTGTAGATGTGTACATGGTTGTGTAGTTGAAGTATTTGTTGTTGGATGTTGCAGATCTGCAGTAAACTTAGTTGTTGATGTAGTAATCCACTCCATTGCACCATGCTAAATCAACCTGCAGGTTCTAGATGTATGCTGCAATTCGACAACAAAGTCATAAAGTGCTGCAACACTTTATTTACCTGCACAATGGAAGCAAACAAGAGAGGAATTCCAAGTGCTGTATCAAGTGTTGCAGGTCTGCAATGTACCTGTACAGTAGAAACAGAGCAGAAATACCTACTCTAGTCCTTATCTCTAATGATAAGTTGTTTAGTCTAGGAAAGCTATAAATGAgggactctcccctttacaaaggTCCTAACTATTAAATCTTCAAAGTCGATATAGCTATGAAATAGAGACatccaaattgaagaagaagaagttagaacactaaagctgtaagaagagttgaaggaggttgagttttcttcttctaaaacttGCCATCCCTAGCTTGTCCAACTTGATGTAGCCCGTAGTTTCTTGTGGTAGTTGCtgaaaattatagaaatattGTGTATTTTCAAGCATATGACTGCATTTGGACAATGTATCTGCAGGGAAGTTTGCTTCTCGGAATACATATTTGCATTGGAAGAAGTCCAAAAACTGGACCAAAGAAAGTCCAAAGTTACTTTCAATATGTGCATTATGTTTTggtgaaataattaaatgttattGCAGGGTCAGCTTCAACAACTTGTTGTTGAACAACAATCTGAAGAGATCGAGCATCCCATGACTAGGGATGAGATTTTATCATCGGTTCTCGGTGAGATATCAGTCTATGTTCGGGAAAAAGGATATGGAAAGAAGCCTCCTAAAAAGAGTCAACTACATAAGTCAGACATAGAGGCAAGTGTATCTTCGGCAATGGAAAGTATTCGTCAAGAGATGCAAGCTGATATGGATCGAAAGTTACAAGAAGAACGTGAACAAATGACTGctgatttaaaaaagaatatgaaagaagattTGCAGAAAAAATTAGACGAGGAGTGTGAACACATGAAAGGCGAGGTAGACAAGATGTTCCAAGAACAAATGGCTGCTATTATGACTAGAATGCAACAGGTACTTTCTCTTGCTCTTTtggaatataataaattgttaTCTTCGTGTAGAAAATAGTTACATTAAAAGTTGGACTAGTTATTAGGAAAATCCAACAACTGAAATGTTTTCTGGAAAGCTTTCCATGGCTTTAGAGATGCCGAATCCAACAAAGCTATGGCCTATGGCCAAAAAGAAGTACTTTAGTTATCAACAGTAAGTGGAAGATTGTTGAAAGTTTTTTGTGTTATCTATTTACTGAAAACTAGTGAAGGCTTCTGATAAGCTATCAACAACCTCATCATTATCTATAGGACACTTTTGGGAAAGCTTTTCTTGGTTTCAGCCGGCGAAACTCATTTAATAAGTCACTAAGGCATGATTTTTTGTTAAGGCTTCCAGATAAAGTGCTCAAGTCTTGTGTTATTGTAGGTTTTGGTTTTGTAAACTTTTTAGTTTCTGTGTTTCcatttttggagtcaaaatcttGCTTCTTTTAGTTGTTATTtacaaaatattattgctatagcTGCTACTTTATGTTGTGAAGTATAAggaaaagttaagattttagGTTGGGATATGAAGAGTAACATCCCAAGAAACATGTTCTTGGCAAGGAAAAAAGTGGTAATTTTCCTTTTCTATAGACTAAGTATTgtttgatgttaaattaggaCTCAATAGAAGCTATATGAAAAGCTCCTATCTTTAACATCCTCAGTCCTTTTTTGACTACTTTTTTTACTGATTATAGGAGAAAAGGAATACTATGAAAGACAGTTTGAGACATTGAAGTCATTCGAGGAAGTTGatattgtttttctattttcaggGACAAGGTTCTTATGCAATGGGGCCCAATCAAGAAGTAGTTTGAAGGCATGCAATGGGAGTTTTTGCTTTTTGTACTTGTATATGCAAACACGAAAtgcttttgttctaattttgtgATATACAATGATAACTGAAGTACTAGCTAATATGTACGTACTCGTAAAtgcttttgttctaattttgtgaaatattatatattagatgtttttaatatatatatatatactaattttagagaatttgtttttaaaacaCTAAATATTGGTCTATAGTAACGAGATGAATATTACCTTTTGCAATAACAAAAAAGTTGCCACTGATATTTAGTGGATTTTTGCGGCTGTTAATTAATGACGTGTAGCAGTGACATAAAAGTTGATGTTAATAGTTTATACTTTTTTGCAGCGATAGGAAATGCTACTAATTAATATCAACATTTATCAGCGACATAACAGTAGCCACAGTTAACGTATAAGCTTTTGTGGCAATTATGTCGCCACTATAGGCCATATTTTAGGAGCGACATAACAGTAGCCACAGTTAGCGTGTAAGCTTTTGTGGCAACTATGTCGCCACTATAGGTCATATTTTAGGAGCGACATAACAGTTGCCACAGTTATCGTATACGATTTTGTGGCAACTATATCGCCACTATAGGTCATATTTTAGGAGCGACTTTCCAAATATTTGTgttgtaaattattattttttgtggcatatttatttatatattgtgaCGAATAATGTCGCTACAGATGGAGTTTTATTGTGGCGACATTGTTTAATCGTCACAAATAACTTTTAGTTATGGAACTACTACGAACGAAGCAATTGTCGCTGCTATATACCATTAGCGGCGACTTTGGATCATTTTGTAGCAACGTTTGGCGCCACAATAAGTCTTATTTCTTGTAGTGGTAGGaccaaattccaattttaaataaatgGTATTTCCTTCTTTTCTCAAGTTCAATTGAGTGAATCTAGAAACCTTTATGtccaagttcaaattctataTTTACCCAGTTATTTAAATTCTCctcctattctattcattctccaAAAATTTCCTAAGTCAAGACTTTAACTATCTCTCAAGCTTTTTCCATaaattcaagctaggatttcaagttcatcaaggttcctcttcaatTCTTGAGATAATTTCATCAAGATATGTGgcgattgatccatgggttcatttcacccatggagtgCCAAGGTTTTCCTctaaaatatcttaaaatttcattacttttaaaccatagttttgattaattatgttgggctatttcaattacgttttaattattattaatgatcattataagcatggttttacattaattgcatgatttaatATCGATTTATAAATACCCATGCATGAAGcaattttcaatgatgatttacatgaaatatgattatgaagttcaatgactTCAAAGTATTCTGATGGTGTTCATCCAAATTGACtatctatataaattttaatctaaattgaagtatgaattatgatcactGATTAAtattatgttcaagatatgaatttcatacaagttatgaagatatatgacttaggatccttaaatgGTGACCTAGCAACCTAGTGGCATAAAATATGGAAGTATGAACtgtaatgttgaaaggcttttactcacattgcaattatgacatgaaaatgagctactctatgaaggTTAAACCCATGCACAAgctttatgatatatgttaaatattattactatggtatatatttcatgggatttgacttagcacggaatgaggcttgaggtagAGGATCGACATAtgggtccttatataaattcTCTACTCTCATAACTGCGTACCATTGTAGGTTTGCCAAAATTCCCTAGcttgtggatccacatatagcacgtGTTCATGACACTTGTCTAGCTGGGTATAGTCTatcttgacaagtagattcccctttcttctgtGTATGGGAAGACATCGGTATTCCATTCTATAATTCGAATGGAATTATTGTTTGTTATGGTTATATCCAATATATGTATATTCTCTTAAgctcttttatgatttcaactatatCTCTTAATTGCTTTGATCAATATAGTTTTCTAATGACATTACATATCCTCTTAATCATATACGTTAATTGATCATTGCCTCATATGATTTATTTTGCATGTCCTACCCATATATTTActacattcaaaagtactaaagtatatttttcctatattgtatcataatataggggttgaggatccTGTTCATTCTACATGTGGCTTCATCTATGGAGGCTGAGGTATGAGTTGTTTGCTTTCAAGGACTTTTTGTTATAATTGTATTGAGAGTGATctaggacatgtcttagctcctGCCCTTCTTGATTTGTAGAGGCATATGTTGGACAATAATACAGAATCTATGTTGTTTAGTTTACACTCGCTGTGTGATCTATGTTTTAGACTCTTTCCTATGTTATTTttgctttactttactttatgtatgctaATGATACTTCAAGAGTCTTTGTTGGAGCTCTTTGGGGTTTCAATTGATTTGTTACGAATAGGCCCTAAATCAGGTCGTGACACCAATAAACCAAATAGTCATAAACAAAGAATGAAACTAATCGTTACAAAGAAAGACTAATAGtcataaaataagaataaattagTCATTAAAAAACTTACAGTTATAAAGCAATAAACAAAAATTGTCATAAATAAATCTTTAGTTATAAACAAAGAAACCAAAACAATCATAAAACAAGAATGAAACTAACCTTCTGCATATTTTTTATGACTGTGGTATATGTTCCATCTCCCAGCTGAAGATCTTTCTTAAGAAGCTTGACATACAAACTCCAAGTTGTTGTTTCTCAACCTCAACTACTATGCAAGCTAGTGGTAGCATTTGATTTTTCCCATCTTTCTAAACAACAACCAGTAACTAACCTTTAGGTTCTCCCTTTAGaaatcaaccatccaaaccaatGCAGTTCCTACAACCAGCCAGGTAAGACATcttaaatgcatcaaaatatatgTAGAAGCTTTGAAACCTTTTTCTACCATCTTCAAATGTTTAATCCTAAAGATTGACTATGCATGTACTACCTGGATTAGTTCTTAGCAATTCATCTCGATAGTCTAAGATCCTTCCAAACTCAAGAACATAGTCACCTATTAGATCTTGTAAAACTTTGTTTCTTTCTCTCCTACAGACTGTTCTTCCAACATATAAAtccaattaatttttaataatcTCTTGAAACTCAAAAATTCTAATGTTGGATTGTTCCTTTATCCTCTCATAGTAGTGATGGGATAAGAACTTGCTATTGAAAAGTTTGTTTCTATTAGTAGGGTCACATTTATGAACTGGATTGTAGGTTTtcacaaaaaattatttcatttagactcAAAGATAGAGAATAGTAGGTGAAGACTACCAActgatgttacaccccatacttttgtaccttggaacgtgtTCTTAAATCTCttgaaaggatcttaagtcacttGAAAGGATCGTAAGTCTCTTAattttcttaaggtttcctaaagtttctcaagcttcttaaagcttcttaagacttcttaagaactcttaagcttctaaGAGTTaacatgtgagccggataagctataactctatcaaacaactataaggaaagaagaatgttataccccatagtagagaagattggaaatagagttataggaaactagaagaagttggagaccaaataatgagtcgtaggaatcgacttatttatgtaagataccaacttggaaatcttatgtacttaagctacttgagttcatgtgaagcttacgtagaaaagattatataggttcgtaaagtaagatgagattacgaacctatgatGTGGAAAAGAGAGtaccatatggcagcatgaggGAGTTTCACGTGGAGCAGATGGAGCAAGGTGGTGGAcaccacatgccatgtggcagcctgtgattagaggaaaggggtgtgttggcccaatgggggattaacatgtgtcaccacttagggcttgacatttGTCCCCATTAAAGTAgactatatatgtatgttgatAACTTATATTCATGATTATCCCTTCATTTATAACTTCATTCAAATAttctagaaaagagaagaagaggagagaaaCCCTCAAGCTAGAGAGAGTTTTGGATTTGAGGAAAACAAAAGGTAAGCTtccgattttgttccgtaaattaattatctaaggtaaaccatgattttatgaaggtgttagtaatataaatttatgttttggagTATCATATAATGTTACCAAACAGACAAGAAGTTTTAGGCACGCTAAAGaaactttcgaggcaagtttcgatgagGTTGACGAGTTCCGGGAAAGGTAAGAGTTTCTCCTTCGAACtgaagtttatgatgattttatgagatatattacatgtattaaatgatTCTGCAAGTGa
This Solanum dulcamara chromosome 8, daSolDulc1.2, whole genome shotgun sequence DNA region includes the following protein-coding sequences:
- the LOC129899859 gene encoding uncharacterized protein LOC129899859; its protein translation is MVYLLKEMKGTRRGKSRRGGIRTGRGNFQGRESLAGTASQPQIPPRQGPLQTEQSSNPRQGPQQISQISNDPIQRTSLETQSSRTLEESFSRSPYYCFAVSRINKKRGRGKYKSKTVDIKTKYGGKINIIIPYDIDRAVGSGARDIVNYCGLIMRSSISFRDGNWQKIVLKHGEAMWYKVKDKFEFCGGLREHKLQGFVISTMQRLFRAWKARLHNSYSAYDTDEERLSHRPEDVELEDWKYLVKYFGSEKFKVVSERNKKNREKQITKHSCGTRSFAEVDERNPESGEKDTPDKVWEIQHTRKKDNGERVWFDLLQGQLQQLVVEQQSEEIEHPMTRDEILSSVLGEISVYVREKGYGKKPPKKSQLHKSDIEASVSSAMESIRQEMQADMDRKLQEEREQMTADLKKNMKEDLQKKLDEECEHMKGEVDKMFQEQMAAIMTRMQQGQGSYAMGPNQEVV